GTCAGCGTAGGCCGGGAGCGGCACGGTCAGGTGCGGGCGGCGGAGGCCGGCGCGCTCGTGCTGTCGCGGACAGTCAGGGACGTGGCGAGCTCGACGTGGCGCGACGCGGGGCGGCGTCCCTCTGCCATCGCGAGGACGGTCTGGACCGCCATCCGTCCCATGCCCTCGAGGTGCTGGTGGACGGTCGTCAGCGGCGGCGTCGTCCACGCCGCCTGCGGTGTGTCGTCGAAGCCGGTGACGCTGAGCTGGTCCGGCACCCGGATGCCGAGCGCGTGAGCTGTGGCGAGCACGCCGACGGCGATCTCGTCGTCGGCCGCCATGATCGCGGTGGGCGGTTCGGCCGCGGTGAGGAGCTCGCGCGCGTGCCGGGCACCGACGGACACGTCGAACTGGTCCGACCGGATGAGGGCGGGGTCGACCTCGAGTCCGGCGGCGTCGAGCGCAGCCTGGTAGCCGTAGAGCCGGTCGCGGGCCGCGTCGGACGCCTCCGGACCGCCGATCCACGCGATGCGCCGATGGCCGAGGCCGAGGAGGTGCTCGGTCGCGGTGCGTGCTCCGGCCCAGTTGCTCGAACCGACGCTCACCATGCGGCGGTGGCGGGTGTCCACCGGGTCGACGATGACGAACGGCAGGCTGGCGTCGCTCGCGGCGTCGATGAGCCCGTCCGGCTCCGAGAGCGTGAGCCCCACGATGCCGACGACGCCGGCTGCGCGCTGGTCGGCGATCCACTCGCGGGCGACGGCCCGTTGGGTGCGTGCGGACCGCTCGGGGGCGAGCCGCGTGAGCAGGTCGAGGTGCCCGTCGCTGGCCGCGGCGAGCGCACCCTGGAGGACGCCCAGGATGTAGGGCGACGCGGGGATGTCGAAGACGACGGCCAGAGCCCGCCGGCCCGAGGTGGTCGCGGGCGCCGTCGTCGGGCGGTAGCCGAGCTCGGTGACAGCGGTCAGGACACGCTCGCGGGTCGTGGCCGACACGTCGTCGCGGCCGTTGAGCGCCTTGGAGACGGTCGCCTTGGAGACGCCGGCAGCGGCGGCGACGTCGGCATGGGTGGCGCGCCGACGGCGAGGGTCACTCGACATGGGACTCCTTCGAACCGAAACAGTTTCGGGATCACTGGGTGCTCAGGGCGGGCAGAATCGGCCAGGGTGTTGCCCCTTTGGTCGACGGGCCCTATCGTGAAGCCACGATACACGTTGCGAAACAGATTCGGAACATGGGCTCCGCGGATGTTGCCCTGCTGACCAAGGGAGGTCTTGATGTCTGTCGACGCGTCGCCGTCAACCCTACTGATCGACGGTCGTTCCCCGGCCGATGTCGCACTGCGGCACATCTGGAACGAGTGCATCGGCGCCGGGCGCGCCAACGAGGCGCTGCGTGCCGACTGGCAGAACCATTTCCGCGAGGCGGTGGACGTCCTCGGTGCCCGCTACGTGCGGTTCCACGGCATCTTCCACGACGACATGTTCGTGTACCGCGCCTCCGACGGCGGCGGGTTCGGCCCGGCCACCGTGCTGGAGACCCCCGTCTACACCTTCGCGTACGTCGACAAGGTGTTCGACGCGATCCTCGACGCCGGTGCACGCCCATTCGTCGAGCTCGGCTTCATGCCCCGTGAGCTCGCCACCCAGACCGAGACCCTGTTCTGGTGGAAGGCGCACTGCAGCCCACCGAAGGACATGAACGCGTGGGTGGAGCTCGTCACCACGACCGTCGACCACTGGATCGAGCGCTACGGCATCGACGAGGTGCGCACCTGGCCGTTCGAGGTGTGGAACGAGCCCAACCTGGTGCCGAACTTCTGGACCGGGACGCGCACCCAGTACTTCGAGCTGTACGAGGCGACCGCCACGGCGATCAAGGCGATCGACCCGCAGCTTCGGGTCGGGGGCCCGTCCACGAGCGTGTTCGTTCCCGACGCGCGGTACGAGGGGGAGTACCACGACCCGTCGCTCGAGGTCGAGACCGCGGTGGCGTCCGACCCCGACGACCTCGACTGGCAGCCCGTCTGGATCCACGAGTTCATCGAGTACTGCGCAGAGCGTGACCTCCCGATCGACTTCCTCTCGACGCACCTCTACCCGACCGACTACGCGGCCGACTCGCTGGGCAAGGTGAGTGCGATCACGCGCCACAAGGACGCCACGTACGCGGACCTGCAGCTGATGCGCAAGATCATCGAGAACAGCCCGTACCCGGACGCCGAGCTGCACATCACCGAGTGGTCGACCTCGCCCTCCAGCCGGGACGCGATCCACGACACGCTCTTCGCGGCGCCATACATCGTGCGGGCCTTCCTCAAGGGCGCACCGCTCGCAGAGTCGATCTCGTACTGGACGTTCACGGACGTGTTCGAGGAGGGCGGCGGCGGCATCGGCCCGTTCCACGGCGGCTTCGGCTTCGTCAACGAGAACGGCCTGCACAAGCCGACGTTCCACGCGATGGCCATGCTGGCCCGCCTCGGTGACCGCCTGCTGGCCGAGCTGCCCGACGGCGCCATCACCCGCTCCTCCGCCACCGGCGACGTCGCCGCGATCTTCTACAACTACCCGGCCGACATGGGAAAGGCCGGGCTCGCCTCGCACCACCGCTACGCCGACACGCGCCCCCTCGCCGACGTCGGACCCGCCAGCCGCGTCCAGCACACGATCGAGGGCCTGACCCCGGGCGCACGCTTCGCCGTCGAGATCCTCGACTGGGACCACGGCAACGTCGCGGAGGCGTGGCACCAGATGGGGGCACCGCGCAACCTCTCGCGCCAGGACGTCGTCGACCTCCAGCACGTTGCCGACGGCCTCGACCGCCGCACCCTCGCGGTCGACGCCGACGGCGTCCTGACCATCGACGTCGACCTCGCCCCGTGGGCCGTCATGTCGATCGCGCCAGCCGCCTGAACGGCGACACCGCTGCCGCGGCCGCCCGACCGGTCGCACCCCGCTGCGGGCTCTAGGGTTGGCCGCGTGCGCTGGCTGCGATGGCTCTTCCTCGTCTACCTCGGTGCCGTGCTGTCCCTGACGCTGTGGCCGTCGCTCGACCAGACGAACGTGCCCGGCTGGGCCGAGGCGACGGTGGAGTTCCTGGGCGGGCTGGGCATCCGCACGTCCGTGGCGGCGCTCGAGGCCGGGTCGAACCTGGTGATGTTCCTGCCGTTCGGGGTGTTCGGCGTGCTGCTGCTCGCACCCGCCCGACGGCGGTGGTCGCTGCTGACGGTCGCGCTGGTGGTGACGGCGGCCGCGTTCGCCTTCTCCGGGACGATCGAGACGGTGCAGCTCGCGATCCCGGGCCGGGTGTCGACCCTCCAGGACGTCGCCCTGAACGGCGCCGGCGGGTTCCTCGGTGCCGTCGTGGCGGCCGACGTCGTCGCACGGATCGAGCGGCGACGCCGGGCCGCCCGCCCCTCTTCCAGCGGTTGAGCCTGTCGAAACCACTCGCGCCCACCCCTCCGGCGGTTGAGCGCCCACCCCTCCGGTGGTTGAGCGCCCACCCCTCCGGTGGTTGAGCCTGTCGAAACCACTCCCGCCCACCCCTGCGGTGGTTGAGCCTGTCGAAACCACCTCGCCCGATCGCTCTGGGGTGGTATCGACAGGCTCAATCACCGAATTCGTGGTTTCGACAGGCTCAACCACCGGGGTGGGTCCTGCTACTGCGCCGGCTCAGGGGGCGGGGATCGGAGCCGGCGCCGGCCGGGCCGCCCGCAGGCCGTGGCCCGCGATGTCCAGGCCGACCTCGACCACCTCGGGCACCCCATCGGTGACCCGCACCGTGGAGACCGATGCATTCGGCAGCGCTGGCAGGCCACCGCGCTGCAACGTCCACAGGTAGGCACCGAGCGTGAGACCGTGCCCGACGACGAGCACCTCGACGCCCTGCCCCGAGCCTGCCGCAGCGTCGTGCGCGGCGACGATGCGGTCGAACGTCGCGGTGACGCGAGCCATGTACGCGGCGCCGGGTTCCCCGTCGGGCAGGCCCGGGTGGCGGCCCGCGAGCACGGCCGGCACCAGCGCCGCCCACGGCTCGAACGCCTCGAGCTCGCGTTCCGGGCGTCGCTCGAACTTCCCGAAGTCGTACTCGCGCAGGCCGGTCTCGACGGTGAGCGGGAGCCCGGGGTGGTGGCGGATGATCTCCACCGCCGTCGTCACCGCGCGGCCCGCGGGCGACGTGTATGCCGCCACGAAGTCTGACGCGGCGAGGTGCCGCGCCGTCGTGCGGACGCCCTCGCGGCCGGTGCGTGTCAGGGGCGAGTTGGATGATCCCTGGAGGATCTGGCGGGAGTTGAAGTGGGTCTGCCCGTGGCGGACGAGCGTGAGCGTCAGGGTCATCGTGGTCCCTTGTCCGTGAGTTGTCGGTCAGGGCGACGGTAGGCCTGGGAGGGTGGCGGCACGGCAACCGTGCGGTGGCCGCGGCACGAACATCTGAGGGTGGTGGTGGGCGGTGTACCTGATCGACGGCGACGTCGTGCTGTCGGCGAGCGACCTCACGGCCGCCGCGACCTGCGAGCTCGCGTTCCTGCGCGGCCTGGACGTGCGGCTCGGGCGCATCGAGGCCCTCGACGTCGCAGAGGATCCGATGCTCGCGCGCACCGCGAGCCTGGGGGAGGCCCACGAGCTGCGGCTCCTGGCCGCGTACGAGGAGCGCTTCGGCCCGGCGCGGGACGCTGCGGACGCGCGCGGGGTCGGCGATCTGCGGCCCGACGACGATGGCGGTCGCGGGGATGGCGGTCGTGCGGGCGGCGTCGTCCAGGTCGAGCGGCCCTCGCTGCGCGACCCCGAGGCGGTGGCGGCGGCGCTCGCGGCGACGCGGTCCGCGTTCGAGAGCGGGGCCGACGTCGTCTATCAGGCGATGCTCGCCGAGCCGCCCTCCACCGCCGCCGACGGGGAGCGGCGGCCAGGTTTCGTCGGGTTCGCCGACTTCGTCGTGCGACAGGCGGACGGTCGCTGCCGCATCCAGGACTCCAAGCTCGCCCGGCACGCGCGCGTCACCGCGCTGCTGCAGCTCGCCGCGTATGCCGGCCGGCTGCGCGTGCTGGGCGTCGCGGTGGACGACGACGTCGACCTCGTGCTCGGGGACGGCACCGTGAGCACGCACCGGCTCGTCGACGTCGAACCCGTGTACCGGTTGCGGCGCGCGCACCTCGAACGGCTGGTGACCGCGCACCTCGCGCACGACGACGCGGCCCGGTGGGGCGACCCCGGAGTGTCCGCGTGCGGGCGGTGCGCCGTGTGCGACGCCGAGGTGACCGCGCACCGCGACGTGCTGCTCGTGGCAGGGCTGCGGCTCACCCAGCGGGCCCGCCTCGCGGCCGCCGGCATCACCACGATCGAGCAGCTCGCCGCGTCGTCGGGCCCGGTCGACGGGATCGGCACATCGACCCTGGCCGGGCTGCGCGAGCAGGCGGCCCTCCAGCTCGAGTCGGAAGCCCTTCCGCCCCCTCCGGCGGTCGACCCGCCCCCGGTGGTTGAGCTGCCCCCGGTGGTTGAGCCTGTCGAAACCACCCCACCGCAGACCGCTCCCCTCCCGGTGGTTGAGCCTGTCGAAACCACCCCACCCGATCGCTCAGGGGTGGTTTCGACAGGCTCAACCACCGGGGATAGTCCCGCCGTCGTGGTTTCGACAAGCTCAACCACCGGGGTGGGGTCGGATCGTTCTGGGGTGGTTTCGACAGTCTCAACCACCGGGCGGGTTTCGACGGGTTCGCCCACCGGGGTGGGCACCGCTGTCCCCGCCGTCCGCGTCGTCGACCCCGACGGGCTCGCCGTCATCCCCGCCGCGAGCGACGGCGACATCTTCTTCGACTTCGAGGGCGATCCCCTCTACACCGAGGGCGCGGGCACGCAGTGGGGCCTGGACTACCTCTTCGGGCTCGTGGAGGTCGACGGGACGTTCCGGGCCTGGTGGGCGCACTCGTTCGCGGAGGAGCGCGTCGCCCTGCGCGGGTTCCTCGACTACCTGCGCGACCGCCGCCGGACCTACCCCGACCTGCACGTCTACCACTACGCGTCCTACGAGCGCACGCACCTGCTCGCGCTCGCCGCGCGGCACGGGGTGGGCGAGGAGGAGATCGACCAGCTCCTGCGCGAGCACGTGCTGGTGGACCTGTACCCGATCGTGCGCAGGTCCGTACGGGTGGGCAGCCGCTCGTACTCGATCAAGAAGCTCGAGCCGCTGTACATGGGCGACGACCTGCGCTCGGGCGACGTGCAGACCGCCGGCGCGTCCATCGAGGAGTACGCCGCCGCCCGCGCCGCGTCGGCCCGCGGCGACGTCGTCCAGGGCGAGAAGATGCTCGCCGCCATCGCCGACTACAACGCGTACGACTGCCGCTCCACGCTCCGGCTGCGCGACTGGCTCGCGGGACTCGCCCGCGAGCGTCGCGTCGAGCCGCTGCCCGTGCCCGACGACGCCCCCGGGCGTGAGGTCGAGGCGTCGCCCCTCGCGGAACGGATCGCGGCGCTCGCGGGCGACCCGCTCGACCCCGACCGCACGCCCGACGAGCGAGCGCTCGGGCTCGCGGCCGCCGCGATCGACTACCACCGTCGCGAGAACAAGTCGTTCTGGTGGGGGCACTTCGCGCGGCTGATCGAACCGCCGGCCGACTGGCTGGACACGCGCGACGTGCTGCGCGTCGACTCCGTGCGGCTCGTGCGGGACTGGACGGTGGAGGGCAGGCAGAAGAACCCGCGCCGGGTGATCGAGCTGCGCGGCGAGTGGGCGCCGGGCTCCAGGCCCAGCACGTTCGCGAACCCCGGCCCGCATCTGCTGTACGAGCCGCCCGGCCCGTACCCGAGCCCGACCGCCGACCCGGGTGCGCGCTCGGTGCACGCGGTGCGGGTGCTCGAGGTGGTCGACGACGCGACCGTGCTCGTGGAGGAGGCCCTGCCCGGAGGTCACGAGCCGCACCAGGACGTCCCGATCGCCCTGGCCCCGGCGGCCCCGCCGGACACGCGCCCGCTGGCGGCCGCGGTCGCAGAATGGGCGACCCGCCTCGTCGACCCTCCACCCCCGATGGTTGAGCCCGTCGAAACCCGCACCCCGGTGGTTGAGCCTGTCGAAACCACCCCACCGGATCGATCTGGGGTGGTTTCGACAGGCTCAACCACCGGGCGCGACACCGTGCGGTGGCCGCGGGATGCCGTCGTCGACATCCTCCGGCGGACGCCGCCACGGTCGAGGTCCGGGCGCGGGCTCGCGGCCGTGCGGCCGGGCGACGACGGCGAGGGCGATCACATCGCCGCCGTCGTCGCGAGCGTGCTCGACCTGGACGACTCCTACCTCGCCGTGCAGGGTCCGCCCGGGACGGGCAAGACGTACCTCGCGGCCCGGGTGATCCGCACGCTCGTGGAGCGGCACCACTGGCGGGTCGGTGTCGTCGCGCAGTCGCACGCGGTGGTGGAGAACGTGCTCGACGGCGTCGTCGGCGCGGGGCTGGACCGGGATCTGGTGGGCAAGCAGCCTGGCGACCCCGAGGCGGACCTCGTGTTCACCGCGGTGCCGCGCAAGGGGTACGCGGCGTTCGCGGACGAGCGCGCCACGAGCGGGTTCGTGCTCGGCGGGACGGCCTGGGACTTCGTGGCCGCGGACCGGGTGCCGCGACGGTCGCTGGACCTGCTCGTCGTGGACGAGGCGGGCCAGTACTCGCTCGGCACGACGATCGCGGCGTCGGTGGCGGCGCGGAACCTGCTGCTGCTCGGCGACCCGCAGCAGCTTCCCCAGGTGTCGCAGGGCACGCACCCGGAGCCGGTGGACACCTCGGCGCTCGGCTGGGTGAGCGCCGGTCACGACGTGCTCCCGGCCGAGCTCGGGTACTTCCTCGCGGCGAGCCGCCGCATGCACCCGGCGGTCTCCCGGCCGGTCTCGGACCTGTCGTACGAGGGCCGCCTGCACTCGCACCCGTGCGCGGCACAGCGGTCGCTGGACGACGTCGAGCCGGGTCTGCACGTGCATCCCGTGCCGCACGAGGGTCGGTCCACCGAGTCGCCCGAGGAGGCAGCCGAGGTGGTGCGGATCGTCCGTTCCCTGCTCGGCAAACGGTGGAGCACCGCGCCCGACGACGCGGGGCGGTCGCTGACGGCCGCCGACGTCGTCGTGGTGACGCCGTACAACGCGCAGGTGCAGCGCGTGCGCCAGGCGCTGGACGCGGCCGGGCTGGGGGACGCGCGGGTCGGGACGGTGGACAAGTTCCAGGGGCAGGAGGCCGTCGTCGCGATCGTCAGCCTGGCGGCGTCGGACGCCGTCGCCGTGCCGCGCGGCATGGAGTTTCTGCTGATGAAGAACCGGCTCAACGTGGCGATCTCGCGCGCCCAGTGGGCCGCCTACCTGGTGTGGAGCCCCGCGCTGCTGGACCACCTGCCGCCGACGCCGCCGACGCTCGCGCAGCTCAGCGCGTTCGCGCGGCTCGTGGGGGCGTGAGCGCGGCTCAACCCTCCAGCGCCGCGTCGCGCGCGGTGGTGTCGAGCGCCGCGGCGTCGGGTTCGGGAGCGTCGAGCCCGAGGGCCTCGTCGACCGCCTGCCGGTGGGCCGGGAAGGGCGGGTTGAAGCGGTTCTCCAGCAGGTTCGCCCCGAGGGCGAGCACGGCGAGCACGGCTCCCACGAACGGCACCCACCGCACTCCGACGGCCGCGGTGAGGGCGGCACCGAGCGCCGACCCGGCCGCGATGCCCAGGTTGAACGTCGCGGACGAGACCGCCACGCCCATGTCGGTGGACCCGGGCGCCACGAGCATCACGCGGTGCGAGAGCGCGGGCGGCACGGTGGAGAACGCGCACCCGAACAGGGCGATGCCGGCGATCGCGGCCACGGGGTGCGCACCCGTCGCGAACAGGAGCACCTGGGCGACGGCGACGACGGCGATCCCCACGGTGAGCGACCCCCACGAGTGCCGGTCGAGGAACCTCCCGACGGTGAACGCCCCGACGACCCCGGCCGCGCCCGAGATGACGAGCAGCCAGGGCATGTCCGCGCGCTCGTACCCGGCGACGTCCTGCAGGAACTGGGTGACGAAGGTGATCAGCCCGAACGCGCTCGTGACGATGAGCGCCGTCGTGACGAGCTGGTACAGGAGCCGGGGGCGGCTGGGGAACGGGGCGCGTGAGGCGCCGCCCTCCGACGGTCTCACGGTGGGGAACAGCATGACGACGACGACGAAGATCACCGTCGAGAGCGCGGAGACGACCCAGAACGTGACCCGCCAGTGCGTCTGCTCGGCCAGCCAGGTGCCGACGGGCAGGCCGAGGACGGGGGCGATGGAGTTGCCGAGCGCCAGGCGGGCCACCACCCGGCCGCGCACCCGCGGTGGGAAGAGCCCGGTGGTGCCGGGGATGACGGCCACCCAGAACAGGGCCTGGGCCAGCGCGGTGACCAGGCGGGCGGTCATGATCGACCCGTAGCTGCCGGCCAGGCCCGCCCACAGGGTGGCCGCGGCGGCCACGAGCACGGTCGCGGACAGCACCCAGCGCCGCGGGATGTGCTGGGTGATGCGGGCGAGGGGCACGGTAGTCACGAGCACCACCAGCGCGTACCCGGTGACCAGCAGGCCGATGCGTGACGTCGTCGTGTTCAGGTCGGGGGCCATGAGCGTCAGCAGGCCGCCGGGCAGCCCTTCGACGAGCACGAACAGGAACGTCGAGACGGCCATCGCGACGAGGATGATCGTCGCGCGGCGGGGGTCGACGATGCCGGCGGCGGACGGGCCGGACGGGTCGGACGCGGGAGTGGACATGACGGTGCCTTCGTGGGGCGGTGGGCGTCCGCCGGGGGCGGACGGGCGGGACGGTGGTCCCGCTGCCGCGGCGCGAGTCCGCGGGTCGTCACGAGCGTAGCCGCGGACGCCGTCAGTCGTGGCCCGGGTCGCCGGTGCGGGTGTCTGCAGAGTTCCGGTAGACCAGCTTGAGCGCGCGGCTCACCTCGGGGTTGTCCGGGTCGATCTCGCTCCACCGCGCCTCGGCCTGCGCCGGGGTCTCGCCACGGGCGAGCGACCAGGTGACCGCCGCCTCGCCCAGCCTCTCGGTGGCCTGTTCGATCACCCGGTCCTCGGTGGCGGCGATCTCGTGGCGGGCCACGTCGGTCGCGGTCATGAACCCCTGGCCTTGCGAGGCCGCCCCGGCTGCTGCGGCGGCGTCCGTGGCGGACCCGACGGCGTTCGCGGCGGCGTGCTGGGCGGCGGGCGTCACCGCGTCGGCGAACAGCTTCTTCGCCGCCACCGTGCCCACCGGCCCGGACAAGGAGCCGATGGCGGCCGCCCCGAGGTCGACGGCTGCTTCGACCCGAGCGTCGGCGATCTCGGCGTCCCGCAGGCCGTCGAACTCCAGGATCCCGGCGAGCGCCGCCACGTCCGCCATGGCCTCGACGCCGGCGTCGAGCTTGTCCTCGTCGCTGAGACCGCTGGCCTGGCCCGGCTCCTGCGTGCCGTCGGCGGGGAACAGCTCCGCGTAGATGGAGTCCTGGTAGATCTCGCCGTCGGCGAGCCACGCCGCGGCGCCCTCGCGGGTGCCGGACGATCCCACGACGACCTCTCGCAGGCTCAGCGCGTCGAGCCACGGCTGGACGGGCTGGGGCGGTGCGGGCAGGCCGTAGGCGAGCGGCACGTCGGGCCGGGTGCCGGTCTCGGCGCCGGGGGTCTGCTCCACCCAGCCGTCCGCCCGCGTGTGGTCGGCGAGCTCGCTGAACTGCCCGAAGTACGGCAGGTAGGCGCGGGCGACCGACACCTCTGCCGCGGGAGACAGGTCGGTGAGCTGGAGGAGGCCCGCCGGCAGCACCGTCGTGGCGCGTGAGACGAGCTGGGCCACGCGGGCCTGCTCGCTCCAGGACGACGCCGCCTCGGTGCCGCCCATCGTCGCGGCGGCGAAGGCGGCGGTGACGGCCTCGCCGTCGTCGTCCCAGAAGATCGTGCTGCCGAGCCAGTGGTCCACCCGGGCGGTGAGCACGTCCGGGTCGGCCGGGGCGAAGAACTCGAGGGCGGCGGCGCGGTCCCGTGACACCGCGGTCAGCGCGGCCGACGCGAGCGCGGACGTCCAGCCGTCACGATGGACGTAGGTCTGCGCCCCCGCGAGGGCGTCCGGTCCTTCGAGGCCCTCCAGGATGCCGTGGGCGACGTCGGCCCGTGCCCGGTCGTCGGCCGACGTGCCGCCCTCGGCGGGGCTCCGGGGCGGCTGCACGCCCAGCAGCGCGACGGCGACCGTGGGTGCCGACGCGACGGCGGCCGGCAGCCGTGAACCCAGGGCGTTGCCGAGGTCGCGGCGTTCGGAGGTCGAGTGCGAGCGGGCCCAGGTCGCGAGCCCGGCCGACAGCGTGCCCAGCACGCCACCCGCCGCAGCGGGCCCGACGACGCCGGCGAAGCCGCGCTCGAGCCCGATGACGTCGTCGGGCATCGCGTCGATGGCCCGGTAGAGCTGCTCGGCGTCGACCGTGTCCCAGAACGACGACCAGAACACGGGGTCGTCCGTACCGTCGCGCAGCAGGCGTTCGAGCGTGCGGGCGGTCTCGCCGTCGCCGCCCGCGGCGACGGCCGTGACCGCCGCCGCGGCCTCCTGCCCGGCCTGCCGGGACGTGGCGAGGTCGCCGACCACCTCCCCGGGCGCGGCGAGCGCCCACGCCCGCACCGCGCGGGCGTCGGCCAGGGCGGTGGCCCGCGCCACCGCCCGCGCGATCTCGGCCCGGTGCTCCTCCCAGACGGCAGTGCGGGTCGACGACGCCCGGGCGACGTCGGCCTCGGCGTCGTCGAGCCGGCGCTGCGCGCTGGAGACCTCCCACTCTGGCGCCGTCCCCGCGGCGGCCGCTGCCCGGGCGGCCTGGACCTCACGGGCCCATCGCACCCGCCGGTCGCGGGCGTCGGCGTACTGCGCGGTCGCCTCCTGGTCGGCGCGCTGG
The Xylanimonas cellulosilytica DSM 15894 DNA segment above includes these coding regions:
- a CDS encoding LacI family DNA-binding transcriptional regulator produces the protein MSSDPRRRRATHADVAAAAGVSKATVSKALNGRDDVSATTRERVLTAVTELGYRPTTAPATTSGRRALAVVFDIPASPYILGVLQGALAAASDGHLDLLTRLAPERSARTQRAVAREWIADQRAAGVVGIVGLTLSEPDGLIDAASDASLPFVIVDPVDTRHRRMVSVGSSNWAGARTATEHLLGLGHRRIAWIGGPEASDAARDRLYGYQAALDAAGLEVDPALIRSDQFDVSVGARHARELLTAAEPPTAIMAADDEIAVGVLATAHALGIRVPDQLSVTGFDDTPQAAWTTPPLTTVHQHLEGMGRMAVQTVLAMAEGRRPASRHVELATSLTVRDSTSAPASAART
- a CDS encoding VanZ family protein translates to MRWLRWLFLVYLGAVLSLTLWPSLDQTNVPGWAEATVEFLGGLGIRTSVAALEAGSNLVMFLPFGVFGVLLLAPARRRWSLLTVALVVTAAAFAFSGTIETVQLAIPGRVSTLQDVALNGAGGFLGAVVAADVVARIERRRRAARPSSSG
- a CDS encoding histidine phosphatase family protein — protein: MTLTLTLVRHGQTHFNSRQILQGSSNSPLTRTGREGVRTTARHLAASDFVAAYTSPAGRAVTTAVEIIRHHPGLPLTVETGLREYDFGKFERRPERELEAFEPWAALVPAVLAGRHPGLPDGEPGAAYMARVTATFDRIVAAHDAAAGSGQGVEVLVVGHGLTLGAYLWTLQRGGLPALPNASVSTVRVTDGVPEVVEVGLDIAGHGLRAARPAPAPIPAP
- a CDS encoding GH39 family glycosyl hydrolase, which gives rise to MSVDASPSTLLIDGRSPADVALRHIWNECIGAGRANEALRADWQNHFREAVDVLGARYVRFHGIFHDDMFVYRASDGGGFGPATVLETPVYTFAYVDKVFDAILDAGARPFVELGFMPRELATQTETLFWWKAHCSPPKDMNAWVELVTTTVDHWIERYGIDEVRTWPFEVWNEPNLVPNFWTGTRTQYFELYEATATAIKAIDPQLRVGGPSTSVFVPDARYEGEYHDPSLEVETAVASDPDDLDWQPVWIHEFIEYCAERDLPIDFLSTHLYPTDYAADSLGKVSAITRHKDATYADLQLMRKIIENSPYPDAELHITEWSTSPSSRDAIHDTLFAAPYIVRAFLKGAPLAESISYWTFTDVFEEGGGGIGPFHGGFGFVNENGLHKPTFHAMAMLARLGDRLLAELPDGAITRSSATGDVAAIFYNYPADMGKAGLASHHRYADTRPLADVGPASRVQHTIEGLTPGARFAVEILDWDHGNVAEAWHQMGAPRNLSRQDVVDLQHVADGLDRRTLAVDADGVLTIDVDLAPWAVMSIAPAA
- a CDS encoding MFS transporter, with translation MSTPASDPSGPSAAGIVDPRRATIILVAMAVSTFLFVLVEGLPGGLLTLMAPDLNTTTSRIGLLVTGYALVVLVTTVPLARITQHIPRRWVLSATVLVAAAATLWAGLAGSYGSIMTARLVTALAQALFWVAVIPGTTGLFPPRVRGRVVARLALGNSIAPVLGLPVGTWLAEQTHWRVTFWVVSALSTVIFVVVVMLFPTVRPSEGGASRAPFPSRPRLLYQLVTTALIVTSAFGLITFVTQFLQDVAGYERADMPWLLVISGAAGVVGAFTVGRFLDRHSWGSLTVGIAVVAVAQVLLFATGAHPVAAIAGIALFGCAFSTVPPALSHRVMLVAPGSTDMGVAVSSATFNLGIAAGSALGAALTAAVGVRWVPFVGAVLAVLALGANLLENRFNPPFPAHRQAVDEALGLDAPEPDAAALDTTARDAALEG
- a CDS encoding bifunctional RecB family nuclease/DEAD/DEAH box helicase gives rise to the protein MYLIDGDVVLSASDLTAAATCELAFLRGLDVRLGRIEALDVAEDPMLARTASLGEAHELRLLAAYEERFGPARDAADARGVGDLRPDDDGGRGDGGRAGGVVQVERPSLRDPEAVAAALAATRSAFESGADVVYQAMLAEPPSTAADGERRPGFVGFADFVVRQADGRCRIQDSKLARHARVTALLQLAAYAGRLRVLGVAVDDDVDLVLGDGTVSTHRLVDVEPVYRLRRAHLERLVTAHLAHDDAARWGDPGVSACGRCAVCDAEVTAHRDVLLVAGLRLTQRARLAAAGITTIEQLAASSGPVDGIGTSTLAGLREQAALQLESEALPPPPAVDPPPVVELPPVVEPVETTPPQTAPLPVVEPVETTPPDRSGVVSTGSTTGDSPAVVVSTSSTTGVGSDRSGVVSTVSTTGRVSTGSPTGVGTAVPAVRVVDPDGLAVIPAASDGDIFFDFEGDPLYTEGAGTQWGLDYLFGLVEVDGTFRAWWAHSFAEERVALRGFLDYLRDRRRTYPDLHVYHYASYERTHLLALAARHGVGEEEIDQLLREHVLVDLYPIVRRSVRVGSRSYSIKKLEPLYMGDDLRSGDVQTAGASIEEYAAARAASARGDVVQGEKMLAAIADYNAYDCRSTLRLRDWLAGLARERRVEPLPVPDDAPGREVEASPLAERIAALAGDPLDPDRTPDERALGLAAAAIDYHRRENKSFWWGHFARLIEPPADWLDTRDVLRVDSVRLVRDWTVEGRQKNPRRVIELRGEWAPGSRPSTFANPGPHLLYEPPGPYPSPTADPGARSVHAVRVLEVVDDATVLVEEALPGGHEPHQDVPIALAPAAPPDTRPLAAAVAEWATRLVDPPPPMVEPVETRTPVVEPVETTPPDRSGVVSTGSTTGRDTVRWPRDAVVDILRRTPPRSRSGRGLAAVRPGDDGEGDHIAAVVASVLDLDDSYLAVQGPPGTGKTYLAARVIRTLVERHHWRVGVVAQSHAVVENVLDGVVGAGLDRDLVGKQPGDPEADLVFTAVPRKGYAAFADERATSGFVLGGTAWDFVAADRVPRRSLDLLVVDEAGQYSLGTTIAASVAARNLLLLGDPQQLPQVSQGTHPEPVDTSALGWVSAGHDVLPAELGYFLAASRRMHPAVSRPVSDLSYEGRLHSHPCAAQRSLDDVEPGLHVHPVPHEGRSTESPEEAAEVVRIVRSLLGKRWSTAPDDAGRSLTAADVVVVTPYNAQVQRVRQALDAAGLGDARVGTVDKFQGQEAVVAIVSLAASDAVAVPRGMEFLLMKNRLNVAISRAQWAAYLVWSPALLDHLPPTPPTLAQLSAFARLVGA